One region of Streptomyces davaonensis JCM 4913 genomic DNA includes:
- a CDS encoding protein kinase family protein, translated as MAERSTAAVDVADNSGDEPLTATADQSTADGVATNRERDTDTDEAQGSGGTEGSGKASPPELHSGHKLARRYRLEECVTRLDGFSSWRAVDEKLRRAVGVHLLPADHSRARSVLAAARSSALLGDPRFVQVLDAVEENDVVYVVHEWLPDATELTTLLSSGPLEPYDGYQMVSQIAAAMAAAHREGLAHLRLNPNAVLRTSTGQWRIRGLAVNAALRGISSDTPQRTDTEAIGALLYAALTQRWPYENDAYGLSGLPKDIGPIAPDQVRAGVHRGLSELSMRALVNDGATASRHESACTTPEELVKAVSEMPRIRPPEPAFTAPPEYQRTTYQQGTYGRQAPHPGATQSIAAPPPPLQSRTGRALKWAVSALLIAALGLGSWQLADALMDQGGKSDDSNQTQTTDGDDKGPKKPAPGKPIAIQEAHDFDPYGSDGSEYPDDVPKAFDADPKSYWQTSYYEGANLGNLKSGVGLILDLGKAQQVGKVTVSFMGSTSVELLTASGDEGAMPTSFEGYTKVADGSGTTVTLTPDKDLNSRYLLVWLTELPIQADDGKWRGRVMDIKVTS; from the coding sequence GTGGCGGAACGGAGCACGGCTGCCGTCGACGTGGCAGACAACAGCGGCGACGAGCCGCTGACCGCAACTGCGGACCAGTCCACGGCCGACGGGGTGGCCACGAATCGGGAGCGGGACACGGACACCGACGAGGCACAGGGGAGTGGCGGGACCGAGGGTTCCGGGAAGGCCTCACCACCCGAATTGCACAGCGGCCACAAGCTCGCCAGACGGTACCGGCTGGAAGAGTGCGTCACCCGTCTGGACGGCTTCAGCAGTTGGCGTGCGGTGGACGAGAAACTGCGGCGCGCCGTGGGCGTCCACCTTCTGCCCGCGGACCACTCACGGGCTCGCTCCGTCCTGGCCGCGGCCCGTTCCTCCGCACTGCTCGGTGACCCCCGCTTCGTGCAGGTCCTGGACGCCGTCGAGGAGAACGACGTCGTCTATGTCGTCCACGAATGGCTGCCCGACGCCACCGAGCTGACCACCCTGCTGTCCTCCGGCCCGCTGGAGCCCTACGACGGCTACCAGATGGTCTCCCAGATCGCCGCCGCCATGGCCGCCGCGCACCGGGAGGGCCTCGCGCATCTGCGGCTGAACCCCAACGCGGTGCTGCGCACCTCGACCGGGCAGTGGCGGATCCGCGGACTGGCCGTCAACGCCGCACTGCGCGGCATCAGTTCGGACACCCCGCAGCGCACCGACACGGAGGCGATCGGCGCCCTGCTGTACGCGGCGCTCACCCAGCGCTGGCCGTACGAGAACGACGCCTACGGTCTGTCCGGGCTGCCCAAGGACATCGGTCCGATCGCGCCCGACCAGGTGCGGGCCGGTGTGCACCGCGGCCTGTCCGAGCTGTCGATGCGCGCGCTCGTCAACGACGGCGCAACCGCCTCCCGCCATGAGTCGGCGTGCACCACGCCGGAGGAACTGGTGAAGGCGGTCAGCGAGATGCCCCGCATCCGCCCGCCGGAGCCGGCCTTCACCGCGCCCCCGGAGTACCAGCGCACGACGTACCAGCAGGGCACGTACGGCCGTCAGGCCCCGCATCCCGGCGCCACCCAGTCGATCGCCGCCCCGCCGCCCCCGCTCCAGAGCCGTACCGGCCGGGCCCTGAAGTGGGCCGTCTCGGCCCTCCTCATCGCCGCCCTGGGGCTGGGCAGCTGGCAGCTCGCGGACGCTCTGATGGACCAGGGCGGCAAGTCCGACGACTCCAACCAGACGCAGACCACGGACGGGGACGACAAGGGCCCGAAGAAGCCGGCGCCGGGCAAGCCGATCGCGATCCAGGAAGCGCACGACTTCGACCCGTACGGCAGCGACGGTTCGGAGTACCCGGACGACGTGCCCAAGGCCTTCGACGCCGACCCGAAGTCGTACTGGCAGACCAGCTACTACGAGGGCGCCAACCTCGGAAACCTGAAGTCGGGCGTCGGCCTCATCCTCGACCTCGGCAAGGCCCAGCAGGTCGGCAAGGTGACGGTCAGCTTCATGGGCAGTACGTCCGTCGAGCTCCTCACGGCTTCCGGGGACGAGGGTGCGATGCCCACGTCGTTCGAGGGCTACACCAAGGTCGCCGACGGCTCGGGCACGACGGTGACGCTCACGCCGGACAAGGACCTCAACTCCCGGTATCTGCTGGTGTGGCTGACCGAGCTGCCGATACAGGCGGACGACGGCAAGTGGCGCGGCAGGGTCATGGACATCAAGGTGACCAGCTGA
- the murJ gene encoding murein biosynthesis integral membrane protein MurJ, producing the protein MNAPYDGDRGQAAGSSGYPDGPPPEHGQVPPQPPADMYLQDAYDQDPYRAQDLSAQDPVAEALYDRAAHPPPPPGTYAPQQPLYAQPQQSPYAPDPHVWAQTPAPEPDGATQYLPYGDDPRSTQYVGVDDLVSHSAEEHHEPDAFAHLFRDQQQGPGRPPYESPSVPGPAAEPAQYQQPQPTAPPAADATMNLGTAPVPPPASPAPSASPAKKGGKAAGLLKSSAVMAAGTMVSRLTGFIRSALIVSALGVGLLGDTFQVAYQLPTMIYILTVGGGLNSVFVPQLVRAMKEDDDGGEAYANRLLTLVMVALGALTVLSVLAAPLLIRMLSSSVAGDPAANEVGVTFVQYFLPSIFFMGIHVVMGQILNARGKFGAMMWTPVLNNIVIIVTLGMFMWVYGTAADSGMQVTNIPPEGQRLLGIGVLLGLVVQALAMIPYLRETGFRLRLRFDWKGHGLGKAVTLAKWTVLFVLANQAGAIVVSQLSTAAGKDSPVDGTGFAAYANAQLIWGLPQAIITVSLMAALLPRLSRSAAEDDGGAVRDDISQGLRTTAVAIVPIAFGFLALGIPMCTLIFGSSGISEATNMGFMLMAFGLGLIPYSVQYVVLRAFYAYEDTRTPFYNTVIVAAVNAAASAACFFLLPSRWAVVGMAASYGLAYAIGVGVAWSRLRKRLGGDLDGARVMRTYARLCIASVPAALLSGAACYGIGNAIGQGVVGSLAALVVGGAVLLGIFFVAARKMRIEELNSLVGMVRGRLGR; encoded by the coding sequence ATGAACGCGCCGTACGACGGTGACCGCGGCCAGGCCGCGGGCAGCTCGGGCTACCCCGACGGCCCGCCGCCCGAGCACGGCCAGGTACCGCCGCAGCCCCCCGCGGACATGTACCTCCAGGACGCCTACGACCAGGACCCCTACCGGGCACAGGACCTCTCGGCCCAGGACCCGGTCGCCGAGGCGCTCTACGACCGTGCCGCGCACCCCCCGCCGCCTCCGGGCACCTACGCGCCGCAGCAGCCGCTGTACGCCCAGCCCCAGCAGTCGCCGTACGCCCCCGACCCGCATGTGTGGGCCCAGACCCCGGCGCCCGAGCCGGACGGCGCGACCCAGTACCTGCCCTACGGCGACGACCCGCGCAGCACGCAGTACGTGGGCGTCGACGACCTGGTCAGCCACTCCGCCGAGGAGCACCACGAGCCGGACGCCTTCGCGCACCTGTTCAGGGACCAGCAGCAGGGCCCCGGCCGGCCGCCGTACGAGTCCCCGTCGGTCCCGGGCCCGGCAGCGGAGCCGGCGCAGTACCAGCAGCCCCAGCCGACCGCCCCGCCCGCAGCCGACGCGACCATGAACCTCGGCACCGCCCCCGTGCCTCCCCCCGCCTCGCCGGCGCCCTCTGCCTCGCCCGCGAAGAAGGGCGGGAAGGCGGCGGGCCTGCTCAAGTCGAGCGCGGTGATGGCGGCGGGCACGATGGTGTCCCGGCTCACCGGGTTCATCCGGTCCGCGCTGATCGTGTCGGCCCTCGGTGTGGGTCTGCTCGGTGACACCTTCCAGGTCGCCTACCAGCTGCCGACAATGATCTACATCCTGACCGTCGGCGGCGGTCTGAACTCAGTCTTCGTGCCGCAGCTCGTGCGCGCGATGAAGGAGGACGACGACGGCGGCGAGGCGTACGCCAACCGTCTGCTGACCCTCGTCATGGTGGCCCTTGGTGCGCTCACCGTGCTCTCGGTCCTTGCCGCGCCGCTGCTGATCCGGATGCTCTCCAGCTCGGTCGCCGGCGACCCGGCGGCCAACGAGGTGGGCGTCACCTTCGTCCAGTACTTCCTGCCCTCGATCTTCTTCATGGGCATCCATGTGGTGATGGGTCAGATCCTCAACGCGCGCGGCAAGTTCGGCGCGATGATGTGGACCCCGGTCCTGAACAACATCGTCATCATCGTGACGCTCGGCATGTTCATGTGGGTCTACGGCACCGCCGCGGACTCCGGCATGCAGGTCACGAACATCCCGCCGGAGGGCCAGCGGCTCCTCGGGATCGGCGTCCTGCTCGGCCTCGTCGTACAGGCCCTGGCGATGATCCCGTACCTGCGCGAGACCGGGTTCCGGCTGCGGCTGCGCTTCGACTGGAAGGGCCACGGCCTCGGCAAGGCGGTCACGCTCGCCAAGTGGACCGTGCTGTTCGTCCTCGCCAACCAGGCGGGCGCGATCGTCGTCTCCCAGCTGTCCACCGCGGCGGGCAAGGACTCGCCCGTCGACGGCACGGGCTTCGCGGCCTACGCCAACGCCCAGCTGATCTGGGGCCTGCCCCAGGCCATCATCACCGTCTCGCTGATGGCCGCCCTGCTGCCGCGGCTGTCCCGCTCGGCCGCCGAGGACGACGGCGGGGCCGTGCGCGACGACATCTCGCAGGGCCTGCGCACGACGGCCGTCGCGATCGTGCCGATCGCCTTCGGGTTCCTGGCCCTCGGCATCCCGATGTGCACGCTGATCTTCGGCTCCTCGGGCATCAGCGAGGCCACCAACATGGGCTTCATGCTGATGGCCTTCGGCCTCGGCCTGATCCCGTACTCCGTGCAGTACGTCGTCCTGCGCGCCTTCTACGCGTACGAGGACACCCGAACGCCCTTCTACAACACGGTCATCGTGGCCGCGGTCAACGCGGCCGCCTCCGCCGCCTGCTTCTTCCTGCTCCCGTCCCGCTGGGCCGTGGTCGGCATGGCCGCCTCCTACGGCCTGGCCTACGCGATCGGCGTGGGCGTCGCCTGGAGCCGACTGCGCAAGCGGCTGGGCGGCGACCTGGACGGCGCGCGCGTGATGCGGACGTACGCAAGGCTCTGCATCGCCTCGGTCCCGGCGGCGCTGCTGAGCGGCGCGGCCTGCTACGGCATCGGGAACGCGATCGGCCAGGGCGTCGTCGGATCGTTGGCGGCCCTTGTCGTCGGTGGTGCCGTACTGCTCGGGATCTTCTTCGTGGCCGCCCGCAAGATGCGGATCGAGGAGCTGAACTCGCTGGTCGGCATGGTCCGTGGGCGACTGGGACGCTGA
- a CDS encoding DUF6049 family protein produces the protein MAEAADFQGMSPSPARRWLRRTGALLAGAPLLAGLLQLPAASPAQAADTDETVAVSVNSLTPSVPTDDDTLTVSGTVTNKGKQAVTDAQVDLRVGQELTTRSGIDTAAKATGYQPGTDGLPLGGKYLKKFAKLTPGVAQPFSISVPVDELELGGNGIYQIAVSLTGETSTQSWPQVLGVERTFLPYQPDGADTKTRTTVLWPLISTVHMTAQTGSNESQTPVFRDNDLIEEIGPGGRLEQMVSLGKDLDITWVVDPDLLASVDAMTRSYRVQSEDGTTTTAGTRADQELARRWLARLQDAVADNEVVALPFADPDLASLAHNGTAVTGSLGHLKEATDVAADTVESILHVKPTTDFAWPVEGAVDPSIVKVATSAGADKVLARSDSLEETGGLTYTPSAARPIGGGTTAVVADARLSTAFQGDMTRASTSTLAVQRFLAQSLALNLQTDDQRSIVVAPQRMPTAGQARALAEAVTALQDGGWTQSQDLTTTATAKPDPGATTKVPSGSTYPSALRKQELKRSAFEQIAATQTKLGKFKVILSDESRVVTPFGRAMNRGMSTSWRGQATEAAVYRNGVETYLESLADQVSLIEKSETKLSGRSATIPVTVQNNLVQGVDNLVLRLTSTSPRRLKIGGYAYEEQPVAVSGGHSQTVKFTTSAEANGQAKVIAQLYTEDGQKYGDPVRFDVKVTEFTATVMLVIGGGFLLLVLAGFRMYTQRKRAARKADENGPDTSDEAADAPENPEDPDERPAQESGSGTGADAPEQPSDPTPDTPAENADPSGTGERVDR, from the coding sequence GTGGCCGAGGCGGCAGACTTCCAGGGGATGAGTCCCTCACCTGCCCGCCGGTGGCTGCGGCGCACCGGGGCACTGCTCGCCGGTGCGCCCCTGCTGGCGGGGCTGCTCCAGCTGCCCGCCGCGTCCCCGGCCCAGGCCGCCGACACCGACGAGACGGTCGCCGTCTCCGTGAACTCCCTCACCCCGAGCGTCCCCACCGACGACGACACCCTGACCGTGTCCGGCACGGTGACGAACAAGGGCAAGCAGGCGGTCACCGACGCCCAGGTGGACCTGCGCGTGGGCCAGGAGCTGACCACCCGCTCCGGTATCGACACCGCCGCCAAGGCCACCGGCTACCAGCCCGGCACCGACGGGCTTCCGCTCGGCGGGAAGTACCTCAAGAAGTTCGCCAAGCTCACCCCGGGCGTCGCGCAGCCCTTCAGCATCTCCGTCCCCGTCGACGAGCTGGAGCTCGGCGGGAACGGCATCTACCAGATCGCGGTCTCCCTGACCGGCGAGACGTCCACGCAGTCGTGGCCGCAGGTGCTGGGCGTCGAGCGGACCTTCCTGCCGTACCAGCCCGACGGGGCCGACACCAAGACCAGGACGACCGTGCTGTGGCCGCTGATCTCCACCGTCCACATGACGGCGCAGACCGGATCCAACGAGTCGCAGACGCCCGTCTTCCGTGACAACGACCTCATTGAGGAGATCGGGCCGGGCGGCCGCCTGGAGCAGATGGTCTCCCTCGGCAAGGACCTCGACATCACCTGGGTCGTCGACCCGGACCTGCTGGCCTCCGTCGACGCGATGACCCGCAGCTACCGCGTCCAGTCCGAGGACGGCACCACGACCACCGCCGGTACCCGTGCCGACCAGGAGCTCGCCAGAAGGTGGCTCGCCCGGCTCCAGGACGCGGTGGCGGACAACGAGGTCGTCGCGCTGCCCTTCGCCGACCCCGACCTGGCCTCCCTCGCCCACAACGGCACGGCCGTCACCGGCTCGCTGGGACACCTCAAGGAGGCGACCGACGTCGCCGCCGACACCGTCGAGTCGATCCTGCACGTGAAGCCGACCACCGACTTCGCCTGGCCGGTCGAGGGCGCCGTGGACCCGTCGATCGTCAAGGTGGCCACCTCGGCCGGCGCCGACAAGGTCCTCGCGCGCAGCGACAGCCTGGAAGAGACCGGCGGCCTGACCTACACGCCCTCCGCGGCCCGCCCCATCGGCGGCGGCACCACGGCGGTGGTCGCGGACGCGCGGCTGTCCACAGCGTTCCAGGGCGACATGACCAGGGCGTCCACCTCGACGCTCGCCGTACAGCGGTTCCTGGCGCAGAGCCTGGCACTGAACCTCCAGACGGACGACCAGCGCAGCATCGTCGTCGCCCCGCAGCGCATGCCGACGGCCGGCCAGGCCCGCGCGCTGGCGGAGGCGGTCACGGCCCTTCAGGACGGCGGCTGGACCCAGTCCCAGGACCTCACGACCACCGCCACGGCCAAGCCCGACCCCGGCGCCACCACCAAGGTCCCCTCGGGCTCCACCTACCCCTCCGCGCTGCGCAAGCAGGAGCTGAAGCGGTCCGCCTTCGAGCAGATCGCGGCCACCCAGACCAAGCTCGGCAAGTTCAAGGTCATCCTCAGCGACGAGTCCCGGGTCGTGACCCCCTTCGGCCGGGCCATGAACCGCGGGATGTCCACGTCCTGGCGCGGCCAGGCCACCGAGGCGGCCGTGTACCGCAACGGCGTGGAGACCTACCTGGAGTCCCTGGCCGACCAGGTCTCCCTGATCGAGAAGTCCGAGACCAAGCTCTCCGGCCGCAGCGCCACGATCCCCGTCACCGTGCAGAACAACCTGGTGCAGGGCGTCGACAACCTGGTGCTGCGGCTCACCTCGACGAGCCCGAGGCGCCTGAAGATCGGCGGCTACGCCTACGAGGAGCAGCCGGTCGCGGTCTCCGGCGGGCACAGCCAGACGGTGAAGTTCACCACCTCCGCCGAGGCCAACGGCCAGGCCAAGGTGATCGCCCAGCTCTACACGGAGGACGGGCAGAAGTACGGCGACCCGGTGCGGTTCGATGTGAAGGTCACCGAGTTCACCGCCACGGTGATGCTGGTCATCGGCGGCGGCTTCCTCCTCCTCGTCCTCGCGGGATTCCGGATGTACACGCAGCGCAAGCGCGCCGCCCGGAAAGCCGACGAGAACGGTCCCGACACCTCCGACGAGGCCGCGGACGCCCCGGAGAACCCCGAGGACCCCGATGAGCGTCCCGCACAGGAATCCGGGTCCGGCACCGGCGCGGACGCCCCGGAGCAGCCGAGTGACCCGACACCGGACACCCCAGCGGAAAACGCCGACCCGTCCGGCACGGGTGAGAGAGTGGACCGTTGA
- a CDS encoding CCA tRNA nucleotidyltransferase: MPNANEDNLSVLSQVQHRAVSELLRVAPVADDLARRFQEAGFSLALVGGSVRDALLGRLGSDLDFTTDARPEDVLKIVRPWADAVWEVGIAFGTVGAQKDGYQIEVTTYRSEAYDRTSRKPEVSYGDSIEEDLVRRDFTVNAMAVALPEKEFIDPHGGLEDLAERVLRTPGTPEESFSDDPLRMMRAARFAAQLDFEVAPEVVAAMTEMAARIEIVSAERVQGELNKLILSGNPRKGLTLLVDTGLGERVLPELPALRLESDEHHRHKDVYEHTLIVLEQAMALEEYGPDLTLRLAALLHDIGKPRTRRFEKDGRVSFHHHEVVGAKMTKKRMTALKYSNELVKDVSRLVELHLRFHGYGTGEWTDSAVRRYVRDAGPLLDRLHKLTRSDCTTRNKRKAAALSRAYDGLEERIAQLQEQEELDSIRPDLDGNDIMQILGVSPGPVVGRAYKHMLELRLEHGPMEHDAAVTALKEWWAEQES, encoded by the coding sequence GTGCCGAACGCCAACGAAGACAACCTCAGTGTCCTGAGCCAGGTGCAGCATCGCGCGGTGAGTGAACTGCTGCGGGTCGCGCCGGTCGCCGATGACCTCGCCCGCCGTTTCCAGGAGGCCGGGTTCTCACTCGCCCTGGTCGGCGGGTCGGTCCGGGACGCGTTGCTCGGCCGGCTCGGCAGCGACCTGGACTTCACGACCGACGCCCGCCCCGAGGACGTGCTGAAGATCGTGCGCCCGTGGGCGGACGCCGTCTGGGAGGTCGGGATCGCCTTCGGCACGGTCGGCGCGCAGAAGGACGGCTACCAGATCGAGGTGACCACCTACCGGTCGGAGGCGTACGACCGCACCTCGCGCAAGCCGGAGGTGTCGTACGGCGACTCCATCGAGGAGGATCTGGTCCGTCGGGACTTCACGGTGAACGCGATGGCCGTCGCGCTGCCGGAGAAGGAGTTCATCGACCCGCACGGCGGTCTTGAGGACCTCGCGGAGCGGGTGCTGCGCACTCCTGGCACTCCTGAGGAGTCCTTCTCGGACGACCCCCTGCGGATGATGCGTGCGGCGCGGTTCGCGGCTCAGCTGGACTTCGAGGTGGCCCCCGAGGTGGTGGCGGCCATGACGGAGATGGCGGCGCGGATCGAGATCGTCTCGGCGGAGCGGGTGCAGGGCGAGCTGAACAAGCTGATCCTTTCCGGCAACCCCCGCAAGGGCCTGACGCTGCTCGTCGACACCGGTCTCGGTGAGCGGGTGCTGCCCGAGCTGCCGGCCCTGCGGCTGGAGAGTGACGAGCACCACCGGCACAAGGACGTCTACGAGCACACGCTGATCGTCCTGGAGCAGGCGATGGCGCTGGAGGAGTACGGGCCCGACCTGACGCTTCGGCTGGCCGCGCTGCTGCACGACATCGGCAAGCCGCGCACCCGGCGCTTCGAGAAGGACGGGCGGGTCTCGTTCCACCACCACGAGGTGGTCGGCGCGAAGATGACGAAGAAGCGCATGACGGCGCTCAAGTACTCCAACGAGCTCGTGAAGGACGTCTCACGCCTCGTCGAACTCCACCTGCGCTTCCACGGCTACGGCACCGGCGAGTGGACGGACTCCGCGGTCCGCCGCTACGTCCGCGACGCGGGCCCGCTGCTCGACCGGCTGCACAAGCTGACCCGCTCCGACTGCACGACCCGCAACAAGCGCAAGGCGGCCGCCCTCTCCCGGGCCTACGACGGCCTGGAGGAGCGCATCGCCCAGCTCCAGGAGCAGGAGGAGCTGGACTCCATCCGCCCCGACCTCGACGGCAACGACATCATGCAGATCCTCGGCGTCAGCCCCGGGCCTGTCGTCGGTCGTGCCTACAAACACATGCTGGAACTCCGCCTGGAGCACGGCCCGATGGAACACGACGCGGCGGTGACGGCCCTCAAGGAGTGGTGGGCCGAGCAGGAGAGCTGA
- a CDS encoding LppU/SCO3897 family protein, producing the protein MSTPPQGQNPFAQQGQNPYAQPQGQAPQQPGFPQQGAAPYAPVPPTPPARRFNKKVLRIAGFIVVAILIAGGKWFFGQSDAETTSVGNCLHNEGTQTSPDLKTVDCSSSDAEFEVVGKFDDTSDTDKCNAVKETEVAYYQTGDSSHEVVLCLKEVK; encoded by the coding sequence GTGTCCACTCCGCCCCAGGGCCAGAACCCGTTCGCTCAGCAGGGCCAGAACCCGTACGCCCAGCCTCAGGGCCAGGCTCCGCAGCAGCCCGGCTTCCCGCAGCAGGGCGCTGCCCCGTACGCCCCGGTCCCGCCGACCCCTCCGGCCCGGCGCTTCAACAAGAAGGTCCTGCGCATCGCGGGCTTCATCGTCGTCGCGATCCTCATAGCCGGCGGCAAGTGGTTCTTCGGGCAAAGCGATGCAGAGACCACGTCCGTGGGCAACTGCCTGCACAACGAGGGGACGCAGACCAGCCCGGACCTCAAGACGGTCGACTGCTCGTCCAGTGACGCCGAGTTCGAGGTGGTCGGCAAGTTCGACGACACCAGCGACACCGACAAGTGCAACGCGGTCAAGGAGACCGAGGTGGCGTACTACCAGACGGGCGACAGCAGCCACGAGGTGGTCCTCTGCCTGAAGGAAGTCAAGTAG
- a CDS encoding MFS transporter: protein MSVARDLRVLLRFGNFRRLLALRLLSQGADGVYQVALATYVVFSPEKQTSAAAIASAMAVLLLPYSLVGPFAGVLLDRWERRQVFLYGSLLRALLAAATAVLILSPTPDWLFYVSALCVTAVNRFILSGLSAALPRVVDEERLVMANSLSPTAGTLAATVGGGLAFVVRLLVSDSDAAVVLVGAALYLCAALASLRMSRDLLGPDQELVRPGLRAAISGTARDLVAGVRHVAAPPRREAAWALGAMTLMRFCYGALLVMLLMLCRYTFSTTTDDGLALLGLALAISGAGFFAAAVLTPWAAQRLGPGRWIVVCAATAAVLEPALGLPFATVPMLAAAFVLGLTTQGAKIATDTIVQSSVEDGYRGRVFSLYDVLFNVAFVGAAGVAALMLPPDGRSAPLVVTVAVIYGAVAVAMARFERR from the coding sequence ATGTCCGTCGCCCGCGACCTGCGTGTCCTGCTGCGCTTCGGTAACTTCAGGCGTCTGCTCGCGCTCCGGCTGCTCTCCCAGGGCGCCGACGGCGTCTATCAGGTCGCGCTCGCCACCTACGTCGTCTTCTCCCCCGAGAAGCAGACCTCGGCCGCCGCGATCGCCTCCGCGATGGCGGTCCTGCTCCTGCCGTACTCCCTCGTCGGCCCCTTCGCCGGAGTCCTCCTGGACCGCTGGGAACGCCGCCAGGTCTTCCTCTACGGCAGCCTGCTGCGCGCCCTGTTGGCGGCGGCGACGGCGGTGCTGATCCTCAGCCCCACCCCGGACTGGCTGTTCTACGTCTCCGCCCTGTGCGTCACCGCCGTCAACCGCTTCATCCTCTCCGGCCTGTCCGCCGCCCTTCCTCGCGTGGTCGACGAGGAACGTCTGGTGATGGCCAACTCCCTGTCCCCGACGGCCGGCACGCTCGCCGCGACCGTGGGCGGCGGTCTCGCCTTCGTCGTACGGCTGCTGGTGTCGGACTCCGACGCGGCCGTCGTGCTGGTCGGCGCGGCCTTGTATCTGTGCGCCGCGCTGGCGTCCCTGCGCATGTCACGGGATCTGCTGGGCCCCGACCAGGAGTTGGTGCGGCCCGGGCTGCGTGCGGCGATCTCCGGTACCGCGCGCGACCTGGTGGCGGGAGTACGCCATGTGGCCGCCCCGCCACGCCGGGAGGCGGCCTGGGCGCTCGGCGCGATGACCCTGATGCGCTTCTGCTACGGCGCCCTGCTGGTCATGCTGCTGATGCTGTGCCGGTACACCTTCTCCACCACGACGGACGACGGACTGGCGCTGCTGGGGCTGGCGTTGGCCATCTCCGGTGCGGGCTTCTTCGCTGCGGCCGTGCTGACCCCCTGGGCGGCGCAGCGGCTCGGCCCCGGCCGCTGGATCGTGGTGTGCGCCGCGACCGCGGCTGTCCTGGAACCCGCGCTGGGACTGCCGTTCGCCACCGTGCCCATGCTCGCCGCGGCGTTCGTCCTCGGGTTGACCACCCAGGGCGCGAAGATCGCCACGGACACCATCGTCCAGTCCTCGGTGGAAGACGGCTACCGCGGCCGCGTCTTCTCCCTCTACGACGTCCTGTTCAACGTCGCCTTCGTCGGCGCGGCCGGAGTCGCCGCCCTGATGCTGCCTCCTGACGGCCGTTCGGCGCCGCTGGTGGTAACAGTCGCCGTTATCTACGGAGCGGTTGCTGTAGCTATGGCCCGCTTTGAGCGCCGATAA
- a CDS encoding inositol-3-phosphate synthase, with product MGSVRVAIVGVGNCAASLVQGVEYYKDADPASKVPGLMHVQFGDYHVGDVEFVAAFDVDAKKVGLDLADAIGASENNTIKICDVPNSGVTVQRGHTLDGLGKYYRQTIEESAEEPVDVVQILKDKQVDVLVCYLPVGSEDAAKFYAQCAIDAKVAFVNALPVFIAGTKEWADKFTEAGVPIVGDDIKSQVGATITHRVMAKLFEDRGVRLERTMQLNVGGNMDFKNMLERDRLESKKISKTQAVTSQIPDRDLGEKNVHIGPSDYVAWLDDRKWAYVRLEGRAFGDVPLNLEYKLEVWDSPNSAGVIIDALRAAKIAKDRGIGGPILSASSYFMKSPPVQYFDDEAFENVEKFIKGEVER from the coding sequence ATGGGTTCGGTTCGCGTAGCCATCGTTGGCGTGGGCAACTGCGCCGCGTCGCTGGTGCAGGGCGTCGAGTACTACAAGGACGCCGACCCGGCGTCCAAGGTCCCGGGCCTGATGCACGTGCAGTTCGGCGACTACCACGTCGGTGACGTGGAGTTCGTCGCGGCCTTCGACGTCGACGCGAAGAAGGTCGGCCTCGACCTCGCGGACGCCATCGGCGCCTCCGAGAACAACACCATCAAGATCTGCGACGTGCCGAACTCCGGCGTGACCGTCCAGCGCGGCCACACCCTCGACGGTCTCGGCAAGTACTACCGCCAGACCATCGAGGAGTCCGCCGAGGAGCCGGTCGACGTCGTCCAGATCCTCAAGGACAAGCAGGTCGACGTTCTCGTCTGCTACCTGCCCGTCGGCTCCGAGGACGCGGCGAAGTTCTACGCCCAGTGCGCCATCGACGCCAAGGTCGCCTTCGTCAACGCCCTCCCGGTCTTCATCGCCGGCACCAAGGAGTGGGCGGACAAGTTCACCGAGGCGGGCGTCCCGATCGTCGGTGACGACATCAAGTCGCAGGTCGGCGCCACCATCACGCACCGCGTCATGGCGAAGCTGTTCGAGGACCGTGGCGTGCGCCTGGAGCGCACGATGCAGCTGAACGTCGGCGGCAACATGGACTTCAAGAACATGCTCGAGCGTGACCGCCTCGAGTCCAAGAAGATCTCCAAGACGCAGGCCGTCACCTCGCAGATCCCCGACCGGGACCTCGGCGAGAAGAACGTCCACATCGGCCCGTCCGACTACGTGGCGTGGCTCGACGACCGCAAGTGGGCCTACGTCCGCCTGGAGGGTCGCGCGTTCGGTGACGTCCCGCTGAACCTGGAGTACAAGCTCGAGGTCTGGGACTCCCCGAACTCCGCGGGTGTCATCATCGACGCCCTGCGCGCTGCGAAGATCGCCAAGGACCGCGGCATCGGCGGCCCGATCCTGTCGGCTTCCTCGTACTTCATGAAGTCCCCGCCGGTGCAGTACTTCGACGACGAGGCCTTCGAGAACGTCGAGAAGTTCATCAAGGGCGAGGTCGAGCGCTAA